GGTACGCCCACAGCTTTCGACTGTTGTACAACCAATGTATGATATTGGAGCAGTTGCGATGCGATTATTGACGAAATACATGAATAAAGAGAACGTAGAAGAGCATATTGTCGTTTTACCTCATCGTATTGAATATCGTGACTCAACAAATTAATAAACTTGCCGATACTAACTGTATAGAGAAAAATTGACTTACAAGGAAGAGGTTAGGGAGAGGGATATGAAAAAATTTGACATTCTAACCCCGTTAGGAATAGTTGTCGGACTAGCTATGATGCTATTAGGAATTTTCTCAAGCGGTGGTACTGGTGGTTTATTAAGTTTTTTTCAAGTGTCTTCTATTTTTATCGTAGTTGGTGGTGTAGCTGGTGCATTACTAATAAACTACAATTTGAATGAGCTCCAGATTACTTTTAAAGTTATGAAAGAAGCATTTAACAAAGATCAGCAAGATGCTAGAACGTTGATTCAAACTTTTGTCAAGCTATCTGATAAGGCAAGACGTGAAGGTTTGTTAGCATTAGAAACCGAAATGGAAGATATTGAAGATAAGTTTATTCGTAAAGGTATTCTTCTTGCAGTAGACGGAATAGAGCCCGATGTAATTGGTGATATTTTGAACGCAGAAATCTCAGCTATGGAAGAAAGACATCGTAAGGGGAGAGGCATACTTGAAAAAGCAGGTGAATACGCACCTGCGTGGGGGATGATTGGGACATTAATTGGTCTTATTCTAATGTTAAGAAATTTAAGTGACCCATCTACACTTGGACCAAATATGGCAATAGCATTATTAACAACTTTATACGGTTCACTATTGGCTAACCTTGTATTTCTGCCAATGGCAGCAAAACTTGCGAATAAATCAGAAGAAGAAGTGTTCATGAAGCAAATTATTGTTGAGGGTGTTATTGGTGTACAATCAGGTCAAAACCCTAAAATTCTTGAAGAGAAGCTAAGTGCATTTCTTCCAGCAGATCAACGCAACTTCGATGAAGAAGAAGTTGAGAATGATATATTAGGAGAAACAGTAAATGAGGCGTAAAAACCAACAAAGACAAGCCAAAGGTGCTCCTAAATGGATGGTCACGTTTTCTGACATGATGATGTTAATTTTGGTTTTTTTCGTCTTGTTATTTTCAATGTCACAAATCGATGCACAAAAGTTTCGAGCTGTAGCAGAATCTTTTAATGAAAAAGTAATTTTTGATTTTTATCCATCAATGATTCCAATGATTGATCCTGCTAGTCAAGAAGATGAAACGAAGCAACATATTGAAGAAGAGACAAATGCAGGTGAAGGTGAACAAGATCAATTAGGTGAACTATTAAATGAAATTGAATCTTTTTTAGCTGAAAATGGCATGGAAAATGTTGTTGCAGCAAATCGTAATGAACGAGGTGTTGTTCTCGTATTACAAGAGCAAGTCCTTTTCAATACGGGTGAAGCTGTTTTGTTAGAATCAGCAAAACCATTTTTAAATAAAGTTGGGACCCTTTTAACTAATGTTCCTAATCCAGTAAAAGTAGAAGGACATACAGATAATCGTCCAATATCGACTGTTCGATACCCTTCAAACTGGGAATTATCAGGAGCAAGGTCTAGTAGTGTCATTAGATACTTGTTAAGAGAGCATGGTTTAGATGCTAAACGATTTACTTCAATTGGATATGGAGATACTAGACCACTTGCAGCAAATAATTCTCAAGAAAATTGGCAGAAAAACAGACGAGTAGAAATTGTGATCTCAGATCCTACCTATAGTGAAGAAAACAATTACTAACATAGGAAAACATAAGAGACCAATAGGTTTTATACATAAAAAAGAGGCGTTGCTTTTTGCATATAATGTGGAGCAACGTCTCTTTTATTATGTATGAATTTTAACTGTCACTGAATGATAATAGATGTTCAATACCTTATTCTCAAAATTAGGTATGGCTTAGTGGTGACGTATTTCGTTTTCGAATAGGGTGTAACGCTTTCTCAACAGTTAGTGCATTTTTTTCTTCTATTTCTAGCTTTCTTGGAATTGGTTTATAAAGGTTATCTGGATCTTCCCAAACGGTAGGAAGCATCACTGGAGAGTGTTCTTGCCATTGTGTTATCCACTCATTAGGAAGTGCTCCGACAGTATTATTATCTAAACAGTCAGTCATCTCAAGCCAAATCATTGCCCAAGCACGAGGTACAACTCTCCATATATCATAACCTCCGCCCCCGACTGCAATCCATCTTCCGTTGCAATATTCATGAGCAATATCATGAGCAATTTTTGGGATTTTTTTATAGATTTCTATTGTTGATGAGAGGTGTGTTAGTGGATCTAAGTAGTGAGCATCTGCACCATTTTGGGTTAGAATTACATCTGGTTTAAAAAACGCAGCAACTTCTCTAAGGGAGGTTTCATATGCTTCTAACCAAGATTCATCTTCAGTAAAGGCATCTAATGGAATGTTGAATGAGTATCCATAACCTTTACTATGTCCTCGCTCATTTATATTTCCTGTCCCAGGAAATAAATAACGTCCAGTTTCATGAATGGAGTATGTACACACATTTGGATCATCGTAGAACGACCATTGTACACCATCACCGTGATGAGCATCTGTATCTACATAAAGTACGCGAGCTCCATACTTTTCTTGTATATATTTTATTGCAACCGAAGCATCATTATAAATGCAAAAACCAGATGCTTTACCTTGAAAGCCGTGGTGAAGACCTCCTCCAAGATTAAGTGCATGAGCAGCTTTGCCTTGCATCACATAATCTGCTGCTACTAGTGTTCCCCCAACTACAGCTGAAGTCGCCTCATGCATATCTTTAAAAATGGGGGTATCTTCAGTACCAATGCCATAATTTAAGCCTATGTCTTCAGGCAGTTCTCCTGAACCAGCTTTTTGGACAGCTGCGATATAATGAGGATCATGTATAAGAGCAAGCTCCTCGAAAGAAGCTTGCCTTGCTGAGATGACATCAGAGTCATTTAACTTTCCCATTTGTTGTAATAGGCTAGTTGTTAATTTTACTCGAATCTGGTTGAAGGGATGATCATTCCCAAAGTTATACTTCTGATACTCTTCTGAAAGGACATATACGGATTGGTGGCTCATGATGAAACCCCCGGAAGGTTCGGCCAGAGTACTTCATGTCCATCTGTTTTTAGTTCACTAATGACACTCATAGGATTCATTGTTTGAACTCTAAATATAAGTATTTTGTAATTATCTGATTTAGCGGGATACACTAATACGCTAATAATATTGATTTTATTTCTTCGAAACACAGAGGCGACATCGGTTAATACCCCTGCTCTGTTCTTTACTTTAATTTCTAATAAAGAGCTAGGTTGATCTGCACCTGTTAGTTTAACTAATGTATGTAACATGTCCGTTTCTGTTACAATACCTACAAGTTTACCCTCAGAAACAATTGGTAAGCAGCCAATTTGATGTTCATAGAATAAAGAACAAATATCTTCGACAAAATCAAGTGGATGAGCTGTAAGCACATCTTGAGTCATGATACTAGCAATCGGTTTTTGCAAGTCTTCTTTGTGCTCTTCAGAATGGAAGATAGACGGGCTTACATCACGAATATCTCGATCAGAAACGATTCCAACAACGTGTGACTCGTTATCTACTATTGGTAGATGCCGTATCGGTTTAGAATATATTAACTCACAAGCTTTTTCGATTGTGTCATGCATATGCAAAGTGATAATTTCTGTACTCATTATTTCTTCCACAATCACTTTGGACTCCTCCTTTGGAAACTAATGATCTTTAACAGTCACGATAGCGATACAATGAATTAAGTGAAGAAAAATAGATATGATTAGACTCTTACCATATATGTAAAAGCTATAGCTCGTTAAGTTTCATTTTCTACCGCAATGGTAAGTTAATTTTGTAAAGCGTTTTCATAATTGTCCTACATAAGTGACTTTAAAAAGTCACTTGTTTAATACATAAAGCGATTTGTGAAGCGAAGTTGATCAAACTTCTGAATAGAATCAGATGAAACACGACTACCGATTCGAGCCATTAGGCAGTTTGCTGGATGAGAGCTAATTTCTGGTTCATCTGTCGCGTACCAAATTAGACCACCAGCATTCATCATTTTCTCCATTACCTTCCGATAATCCCATACATTTAGTCCTGTTCCTTTTAAATCCCAATGCCAGTAATACTCTGTTGTAATAATGATATAATCTTCCATTGCATCGTCCATCATTGATACTTGAAGAAGATGCTTACCAACACCTGAACCACGAAATTTTGGAATAACTTCGATGGCACCAAGTTCAATCAAATCTTCCATATTTCCCTCTGACCAACGCTCGAGAGGATCAGGGTGTAGGAACGTGACATAACCGACAATTGTATTGCGGTGGCGCGCAATTAAGATTCTACCTTCTTCTAACCCTGCAATTTCGATCAATGCTTTGAATTGTTCCTTCGGTCTTCTAAAGGCAACCAAATCTTCATGATATTCATAGGATTGTAGAGTTTCAGGATGAATTGGCCCTTCAATAATTAATGTTCCTTCTGTTGTTTTTAGTTCCTTTGCATTATAAATTTTAGGGTGTTTCATCGATTCACTCCTTAAAATAATTCTACATAAATCGGTTTAACCAATCTGATTTTATTATACATAATTTATTGGATTGTTTAGTGGGAATTTGTGAATAGATTCAAAAAGGTTAAATCTTTTAAAAATTGAGAATTTTATATATTTGTATTATAATGGATGGAGGACAATACATAAAGGGGGATTTAGATTATGAAGGTGGAAGCGCTTTCTGCGGTCAGTGGGGATTATAATCTAAAAAGTTATGAAGAAATGTATCGGTCGTTTAATTGGAAGGATGTAGAAGAGGTTTTTTCATGGTCAAAAACCAATCGTGTTAATATGGCGTATGAAGCCATTGATCGCCATGTTGAAAATGGACGAAAAAATAAGGTAGCACTTTATTATAGGGATCCTGAACGGAAAGAGACATACACTTTTAAAGACATGAAAGAAATGTCAAACAAAGCAGGTAATGTACTAAAACAAGCTGCTGATGTTGAGAAAGGAGATCGGGTATTTATTTTTATGCCACGCTCTCCAGAGCTATATTTCACAATTCTTGGAGCAATTAAGCTTGGAGCAATTGTAGGACCTCTATTTGAGGCATTTATGGAAGGAGCTGTGCGTGATCGTCTTGAAGACAGTGAGGCAAAAGTCATTGTAACGACACCAGAACTGTTGGAACGAGTACCTGTAGACGAACTTCCACATTTAAAACATATTGTTCTAGTAGGTTCAGATATTTCTGAAGAGGGTCCTTATATCGATTTTATTACTCGTATGGAATCAGCAGATAAATATTTGAATATTGAATGGGTTGATCGTGAAGAGGGTTTAATTTTGCATTATACTTCAGGTTCTACTGGTAAACCAAAGGGAGTTCTCCATGTTCATAATGCAATGATGCAACATTATCAAACTGCTAAATGGGTGCTAGATTTAAAAGAAGATGATGTTTATTGGTGTACAGCAGATCCAGGGTGGGTTACTGGAACATCTTATGGAATTTTTGGACCTTGGTTAAATGGTGCAACAAATGTGATTGTTGGTGGTCGATTTAAACCTGAAAGTTGGTACCAAACGCTTGAGGATTACGGAGTAACTGTATGGTATAGTGCGCCAACAGCATTCCGTATGTTAATGGGTGCTGGTGATGAGCTTGTAAAAAAATTCGACTTAAAAGAACTTCGCCATATATTAAGTGTAGGAGAACCATTAAACCCTGAAGTTATTCGTTGGGGAATGAAAGTGTTTAATTTGAGAATTCATGATACGTGGTGGATGACTGAAACAGGTGGACAAGTAATTTGTAATTATCCAGCAATGGAAATGAAACCAGGTTCAATGGGTAAGCCATTTCCAGGCATTAAGGCTGCAATTGTTGATGATCAAGGAAATGAACTACCACCGTATCGAATGGGGAACTTAGCGATTAAAAAAGGTTGGCCATCTATGATGCGTAAAATATGGAATAATCCTGAAAAATATTCATCTTATTTTATACAAGGTGATTGGTATGTTTCTGGAGATTCAGCTTATATGGATGAAGAAGGATACTTCTGGTTCCAAGGAAGAATTGACGATGTTATCATGACATCGGGTGAGCGAGTTGGACCGTTTGAAGTTGAAAGTAAGTTAGTAGAGCATCAAGCAGTGGCGGAAGCTGGTGTAATCGGAAAACCAGATCCAGTTCGTGGTGAAATCATTAAAGCATTTGTTGCTTTACGTGAAGGACATGAGGCTTCAGATGAATTAAAAGAAGATATTCGTCAGTTTGTTAAGCGAGGCCTTGCAGCACACGCAGCACCACGTGAAATCGAATTCCGTGAAAAGCTACCAAAGACACGTAGTGGTAAAATTATGCGTCGCGTACTAAAGGCTTGGGAATTAGACTTACCTACTGGAGATCTTTCAACAATGGAAGATTAATAATAGAAGAACGGCACTTTTCGTTTAGAGAAGTGCCGTTTGTTTATATTCTGTAAATGTAATGAACATTAGCATGATAGTAAGTTTAATTTTAGATTTATTATGAGTAATAAATTTAAGCTCTAACCTTAATTAAAGGCTAGAGCTTTTTTTATACTAAATTTATTAATCTATTTCTTCTGTTTCTGTTGGAGGAGCAATAATGTCAAGATCATCATCAATAATAATTGGTGTGTTTGTTTCTGTCGGTAGTGTAATTGAATCAGAATCACTATTAGCTGTACCGATTGAAACAGTATTTGAAGGCAAAGATTCATTGTTTGTTATATCTACAGCTGTAACATAATAGTTGCCACTATTTTGTGTAGTTAGATAACCTATGTCATTTGTCTGTCCAATTAACTTATACTCACTTAGTGAATTATCCGCTCTATAAATACGATATCCTAGAATATCTTTATTTTCCAGTTTACTCCAACTCAATTGGTTGTCGTTAACATTTAGTCCTGTTACGACAGATGGCACATTACCGTCATCCGTTAATATTTCTTTTTCTGGAATAATTAGTTTACTCCAATCTGAACTGTTTGGTATTAGGCTATTAATTGAACTTAATTTCGTGAATCCTTCTTCCTCAATGTAGCTCTCTTTTAACATAATACCTTCATTTACAAATTCGCTAGGTGCATTCTCTGGGACTCTGTAATGTTTATCGTTTATCGTTACATACTTTCCTATTTCAAGAGTATCGTCTACTTGAGAACGTCCAAATTGCGTATTAAAAATATCTGATCTTACTAGACCAGCTTGCTCACATAAATCACTAGGAAGCATACCTGAAATAGCACAATAAGATCGACTTACGATCCCCTCAGGACGTTCAAACGAATGACTAGGTGCAACGAGTTCAGGATCTATATCATAAGTGGCATTCATTAATTCTGCCCATAACTTTAGGTTACGTTGTGAATATGAAAAACCTTTATAATATCTGTCAAGCGGTTTCGGTGTATCATACCCCATCCATAATCCAAATGTAACGTTAGGATTAGTTGCAACAAACCATGCATCTTTATAATCCTGAGATGTTCCTGTCTTTCCTGCCCAGTCTGCATTGAATTTCATACGTGCAGGAAGCCCTGCGGCCGTTCCACTTGAAATAACATCACGTAACATATCGATCGTTAAGTACGTAGTTTGTGGTGAAAAAACGTCTGTTTTAGTTACTTCATGTTCGTAAACAACTTCACCATCACCTGTTTCAATTTTATCAATCATATAAGCATCAACGAATTTCCCATTGTTGGCAAATGTAGCATAGGCATTGGTATTTTCTTCAATTGTAACACCTTGTTCTAATCCCCCAAGTGCGAGAGATAGATGGTAAGGATCATTCTTTGTTAACGATGTAAATCCCATTTGCTTTAAAAAGTCAGTAGGGTTTTGGTTGATAAGATCTGCGTAAATACGGGCAACTGGAATATTGTATGAGCGTGCAAGTGCATTTCTTGCAGATGTGAAACCATGAACAGCACCACCATAATTTTCAGGCTTCCACGTACCACTTCCTGTTGGAATAGCTACAGGTATATCAGGAAGGATAGAACCTGGCTGAATCATTCCTAATTCCATTGCTGGTGCATAGACAAGTAGTGGTTTCATCGTAGAACCATTTGAACGTTTAGCTAGTGTTGCGTGATTTAATTGTTCTATTTCATGATCTCGACCACCGATAAAACTGACAATTTTCCCAGTTTGGTTTTCGATCAACATGCCTCCAACCTCGACTGGTTCTAGAATTCGTTCCTTCTCACCAGTTTCTGGGTCAATCCCCATCTCAGGTTTATCATATCCGTAGAAGGCATAATTGTTTTTTATCTCTTGCATTTTATCGTAGATTTCTTTGTCTATTGTAGAATAAATACGATAACCATCTTGGCGAAGGCTCTTGTCAGATTTCAAATAATATTCTTGATAAAGAACGTCACTTTTCTCTAAATCTTTTTCTGTATAACCATCTTGTGCTGCTAAATGAAGTGTTAACAACTTTTGGGCACGTCTTTCAATTTCATAGGTTAACCAAGGGTATTCTTGTATAGGATTTGATTTAGGCTCTACTAAGTTTGCTAGAATATCATAGTTGAGGGCTTCTTCATATTGAGCTTTAGTAATATCACCGACAGATAACATTCGATCTAAGACCTTTTGCATGCGGTTTAAGCTAGGTTCAATGCTGTCCTTAACTTCACCCCTGTTTGTGAAAGGTGTGTAGCCAGAAGGGCTTTGTGGTAAGCCAGCAAGGTATGCGGCTTGTGCAAGGTTCAAATCTTTAGCATCAACACCAAAGACTCCTTGAGATGCTGTTTGTATACCTGCTATGTTTCGACCTGATGAATTTCTTCCAAAGGGTACGACATTTAAATATGCTTCTAAGATCTCTTCTTTTTCAAAAAAGCGTTCTAATCGAAGAGCGAGCAAGATTTCTTTTGCTTTTCGTTCAAATGATACTTCATTTGTAAGAATTTGATTTTTGATCAATTGTTGAGTGAGGGTGCTGCCACCTGTTTGTACTGCTGCATTAGTGAATTCTTGGTACAAGGCACGGAGGATTGCTTTAGGAACAACACCATTATGCTCATTAAAATACTCGTCTTCAGTAGCAATAATGGCTTGCTTTAGATAATCTGACACATCTGAAATAGCTACTTCTTCTCTCTCTAAGTCTGAGCGAAGCTTCCCTAAATAAACATTATTGGCAAAATAAAGTTCAGTTGTTTCTTCATAGTTGTAGATGTCCTTTTTCATGTCATCTTCACTGCGAATTGGTTCATCTTTAACTAGTGATGCGAAATAGCCTGCACCAACTCCGCCGGCAAAACTTGCGGTGGTTAATATGAGAACAGCAAAAATGAGGGTGAGATTCCAAAAGACTTTATATGTAATACGTGCAGTTTTTTGCACTTTGTTCTTTTTAAATTCCATAGTAAACATTCCCCCTAATTTTCCGCCATTATTATAGCATAATACGGAATTATATAACATATTGAAAAGGGAGATATTTGAAAGAAAAGTTGACGAATATACTTCATTTATGATAAATAATGTACATGAATAAAAAAATATTAGGCGTTGAGAGGAAAGAGTAGTATTTGTCTCCCTGTAACTAAGAGACCTAGTGGTTGGTGTAAACTAGGACAAAGGCAATATACGAATTACGACCTTGAGCTTCTTTTGAGAAAGTTGAGTAACGAAAGACGGCTTCAGACCGTTATCTGATTGAAGTGGAAGACTAAGGTTCTTCAAAAAGGGTGGTACCGCGGGCATGTCCCGTCCCTTCTTGAAGGACCTTTTTGTATGTATGCATATAAAGTTCGTACGTTCAAAAGAATTAGTAAGTGATAACAACTATATAAAGGAGTGGGAACTTATGGATTTGTTAAAAGATTTAGAATTCAGAGGATTAATCAATCAAGCGACAGATATGGAAGGTTTACGAAAGCAATTGAATGAAGAGATGACTACGTTATACTGCGGTTTTGATCCAACTGCAGATAGTTTACACATTGGTCATTTATTACCAATCTTAATGTTACGTCGTTTTCAAGAAGCGGGACATCAACCAATTGCACTTGTTGGTGGGGCGACAGGTTTGATTGGTGACCCCAGTGGTAAAAAAGCAGAACGTACGTTAAATACACAAGATATTGTTGAACAATGGAGCGATAAAATTAAAGGGCAGCTTTCACGTTTTTTAGATTTTGAAGCCGGAGAGAATGTTGCACTTGTAGCAAATAATTATGATTGGATCGGGGAAATGAGTGTTGTAGAGTTTCTTCGAGATATCGGTAAGAATTTTGGATTGAATTATATGTTAGCTAAGGATACAGTTAAGTCTCGTATCGAAACTGGCATTTCATTCACAGAATTTAGTTATATGATCTTACAATCATTAGATTTTCTTAAGCTTAATGAAAAGACAAATTGCACACTTCAAATTGGCGGAAGTGACCAATGGGGAAACATTACAGCTGGTTTAGAGTTAATTCGTAAATCAAAAGGTGAAGAAGCGAAGGTGTTTGGCTTAACAGTTCCATTAGTTACGAAGAGTGACGGTTCAAAATTTGGAAAAACTGAAGGTGGAGCTATTTGGTTAGATCCAGATAAGACGACTCCTTATGAGTTTTACCAATTTTGGATTAATGTAGATGATCGTGATGTAGTGAAATTTATAAAGTATTTCACATTCTTGTCACATGAAGAAATAGAACGATTATCTGAAGCTGTTGAAGCAGCACCAGAGCAACGAGAAGCTCAAAAAATGTTAGCGCAGGAAATGGTGACACTTATTCATGGTCAAGAGGCATATGAGCAAGCTGTGCGCATTTCAGAAGCATTATTCAGTGGTAATATTAAAGACTTATCAGCTGAAGAAATCGAACAAGGTTTCAAGGGTGTTCCATCATATAAATGTGAAGATAAAGAAATGGGGTTATTAGATTTACTTGTTACTGCAAAAATCTCTCCTTCTAAACGTCAGGGCAGAGAAGATATTAATAATGGAGCAATTTATATTAACGGTGAGCGTTGTCAAGAAATTGATTACAAATTATCAGTACAAGATAGAATTGAAGATAAGTTTACTGTAATTCGACGTGGCAAGAAAAAATATTTCTTAATTAAATTTTAATTGTAAAAAATCCTCCTATTTTAGGAGGATTTTTTTATAGAAAATGTATCTATCTTTTAGATTTAACGCCTCATGTGTCCATAAGCACATAAAAAAGAGCTTGATACGATGACCAAGCTCTTTCAATATGAGGCTTATTAACGAGAGTAGAACTCAACGATAAGTGCTTCATTAATTTCAGCAGGAAGTTCAGAACGCTCAGGAAGACGAGTGTAAGTACCTTCCAATTTGTCAGCGTCAAAAGTAACATATTCAGGAACGAACGTGTTAACTTCGATTGCTTCTTTAATAATATCAAGATTTCTAGATTTTTCACGTACGCCGATCAATTGACCAGGTTTTACACGGTATGATGGGATATCAACGCGACTACCATCAACTGTAATGTGACCATGGTTTACTAATTGACGAGCTTGACGACGAGTGCGTGCAAGACCCATACGGTAAACAAGGTTATCTAAGCGAGACTCAAGAAGAATCATGAAGTTCTCACCGTGGATACCTTTCATTTTACCAGCTTGATCAAAGATATTACGGAATTGGCGTTCGTTTAATCCGTACATGAAGCGTA
This Bacillus solimangrovi DNA region includes the following protein-coding sequences:
- the motP gene encoding flagellar motor protein MotP, coding for MKKFDILTPLGIVVGLAMMLLGIFSSGGTGGLLSFFQVSSIFIVVGGVAGALLINYNLNELQITFKVMKEAFNKDQQDARTLIQTFVKLSDKARREGLLALETEMEDIEDKFIRKGILLAVDGIEPDVIGDILNAEISAMEERHRKGRGILEKAGEYAPAWGMIGTLIGLILMLRNLSDPSTLGPNMAIALLTTLYGSLLANLVFLPMAAKLANKSEEEVFMKQIIVEGVIGVQSGQNPKILEEKLSAFLPADQRNFDEEEVENDILGETVNEA
- the motS gene encoding flagellar motor protein MotS, translated to MRRKNQQRQAKGAPKWMVTFSDMMMLILVFFVLLFSMSQIDAQKFRAVAESFNEKVIFDFYPSMIPMIDPASQEDETKQHIEEETNAGEGEQDQLGELLNEIESFLAENGMENVVAANRNERGVVLVLQEQVLFNTGEAVLLESAKPFLNKVGTLLTNVPNPVKVEGHTDNRPISTVRYPSNWELSGARSSSVIRYLLREHGLDAKRFTSIGYGDTRPLAANNSQENWQKNRRVEIVISDPTYSEENNY
- a CDS encoding acetoin utilization protein AcuC yields the protein MSHQSVYVLSEEYQKYNFGNDHPFNQIRVKLTTSLLQQMGKLNDSDVISARQASFEELALIHDPHYIAAVQKAGSGELPEDIGLNYGIGTEDTPIFKDMHEATSAVVGGTLVAADYVMQGKAAHALNLGGGLHHGFQGKASGFCIYNDASVAIKYIQEKYGARVLYVDTDAHHGDGVQWSFYDDPNVCTYSIHETGRYLFPGTGNINERGHSKGYGYSFNIPLDAFTEDESWLEAYETSLREVAAFFKPDVILTQNGADAHYLDPLTHLSSTIEIYKKIPKIAHDIAHEYCNGRWIAVGGGGYDIWRVVPRAWAMIWLEMTDCLDNNTVGALPNEWITQWQEHSPVMLPTVWEDPDNLYKPIPRKLEIEEKNALTVEKALHPIRKRNTSPLSHT
- a CDS encoding acetoin utilization AcuB family protein, with translation MIVEEIMSTEIITLHMHDTIEKACELIYSKPIRHLPIVDNESHVVGIVSDRDIRDVSPSIFHSEEHKEDLQKPIASIMTQDVLTAHPLDFVEDICSLFYEHQIGCLPIVSEGKLVGIVTETDMLHTLVKLTGADQPSSLLEIKVKNRAGVLTDVASVFRRNKINIISVLVYPAKSDNYKILIFRVQTMNPMSVISELKTDGHEVLWPNLPGVSS
- a CDS encoding GNAT family N-acetyltransferase produces the protein MKHPKIYNAKELKTTEGTLIIEGPIHPETLQSYEYHEDLVAFRRPKEQFKALIEIAGLEEGRILIARHRNTIVGYVTFLHPDPLERWSEGNMEDLIELGAIEVIPKFRGSGVGKHLLQVSMMDDAMEDYIIITTEYYWHWDLKGTGLNVWDYRKVMEKMMNAGGLIWYATDEPEISSHPANCLMARIGSRVSSDSIQKFDQLRFTNRFMY
- the acsA gene encoding acetate--CoA ligase is translated as MKVEALSAVSGDYNLKSYEEMYRSFNWKDVEEVFSWSKTNRVNMAYEAIDRHVENGRKNKVALYYRDPERKETYTFKDMKEMSNKAGNVLKQAADVEKGDRVFIFMPRSPELYFTILGAIKLGAIVGPLFEAFMEGAVRDRLEDSEAKVIVTTPELLERVPVDELPHLKHIVLVGSDISEEGPYIDFITRMESADKYLNIEWVDREEGLILHYTSGSTGKPKGVLHVHNAMMQHYQTAKWVLDLKEDDVYWCTADPGWVTGTSYGIFGPWLNGATNVIVGGRFKPESWYQTLEDYGVTVWYSAPTAFRMLMGAGDELVKKFDLKELRHILSVGEPLNPEVIRWGMKVFNLRIHDTWWMTETGGQVICNYPAMEMKPGSMGKPFPGIKAAIVDDQGNELPPYRMGNLAIKKGWPSMMRKIWNNPEKYSSYFIQGDWYVSGDSAYMDEEGYFWFQGRIDDVIMTSGERVGPFEVESKLVEHQAVAEAGVIGKPDPVRGEIIKAFVALREGHEASDELKEDIRQFVKRGLAAHAAPREIEFREKLPKTRSGKIMRRVLKAWELDLPTGDLSTMED
- a CDS encoding transglycosylase domain-containing protein, whose product is MEFKKNKVQKTARITYKVFWNLTLIFAVLILTTASFAGGVGAGYFASLVKDEPIRSEDDMKKDIYNYEETTELYFANNVYLGKLRSDLEREEVAISDVSDYLKQAIIATEDEYFNEHNGVVPKAILRALYQEFTNAAVQTGGSTLTQQLIKNQILTNEVSFERKAKEILLALRLERFFEKEEILEAYLNVVPFGRNSSGRNIAGIQTASQGVFGVDAKDLNLAQAAYLAGLPQSPSGYTPFTNRGEVKDSIEPSLNRMQKVLDRMLSVGDITKAQYEEALNYDILANLVEPKSNPIQEYPWLTYEIERRAQKLLTLHLAAQDGYTEKDLEKSDVLYQEYYLKSDKSLRQDGYRIYSTIDKEIYDKMQEIKNNYAFYGYDKPEMGIDPETGEKERILEPVEVGGMLIENQTGKIVSFIGGRDHEIEQLNHATLAKRSNGSTMKPLLVYAPAMELGMIQPGSILPDIPVAIPTGSGTWKPENYGGAVHGFTSARNALARSYNIPVARIYADLINQNPTDFLKQMGFTSLTKNDPYHLSLALGGLEQGVTIEENTNAYATFANNGKFVDAYMIDKIETGDGEVVYEHEVTKTDVFSPQTTYLTIDMLRDVISSGTAAGLPARMKFNADWAGKTGTSQDYKDAWFVATNPNVTFGLWMGYDTPKPLDRYYKGFSYSQRNLKLWAELMNATYDIDPELVAPSHSFERPEGIVSRSYCAISGMLPSDLCEQAGLVRSDIFNTQFGRSQVDDTLEIGKYVTINDKHYRVPENAPSEFVNEGIMLKESYIEEEGFTKLSSINSLIPNSSDWSKLIIPEKEILTDDGNVPSVVTGLNVNDNQLSWSKLENKDILGYRIYRADNSLSEYKLIGQTNDIGYLTTQNSGNYYVTAVDITNNESLPSNTVSIGTANSDSDSITLPTETNTPIIIDDDLDIIAPPTETEEID
- the tyrS gene encoding tyrosine--tRNA ligase → MDLLKDLEFRGLINQATDMEGLRKQLNEEMTTLYCGFDPTADSLHIGHLLPILMLRRFQEAGHQPIALVGGATGLIGDPSGKKAERTLNTQDIVEQWSDKIKGQLSRFLDFEAGENVALVANNYDWIGEMSVVEFLRDIGKNFGLNYMLAKDTVKSRIETGISFTEFSYMILQSLDFLKLNEKTNCTLQIGGSDQWGNITAGLELIRKSKGEEAKVFGLTVPLVTKSDGSKFGKTEGGAIWLDPDKTTPYEFYQFWINVDDRDVVKFIKYFTFLSHEEIERLSEAVEAAPEQREAQKMLAQEMVTLIHGQEAYEQAVRISEALFSGNIKDLSAEEIEQGFKGVPSYKCEDKEMGLLDLLVTAKISPSKRQGREDINNGAIYINGERCQEIDYKLSVQDRIEDKFTVIRRGKKKYFLIKF
- the rpsD gene encoding 30S ribosomal protein S4, with amino-acid sequence MSRYTGPTWKKSRRLGISLSGTGKELEKRPYAPGQHGPNQRRKISEYGGQLQEKQKLRFMYGLNERQFRNIFDQAGKMKGIHGENFMILLESRLDNLVYRMGLARTRRQARQLVNHGHITVDGSRVDIPSYRVKPGQLIGVREKSRNLDIIKEAIEVNTFVPEYVTFDADKLEGTYTRLPERSELPAEINEALIVEFYSR